DNA from Tripterygium wilfordii isolate XIE 37 chromosome 15, ASM1340144v1, whole genome shotgun sequence:
tgttttttttattttctggagCTTAGTGTAATGTAGAGTTATACTCTTCTGCAGGCTGCAGAGCAAGACTATGAAAAGGAAAAACTTAATGAGAGAATCGCAAAACTTTCAGGAGGTGTTGCTGTGATACAGGTATGTTCACAAAGCATTAACGAAAAGTATAATGTTTTGAGTGGTACAGAACTATTCAAGAAGGGCATCAAGGGTGCTACCCAAGTGCAATTGTGCAAAagacttgagaattttcagTCCATGAATAACAGTATAAAGTATATAGTATGCTTACTGATGCTCTGTTGAAATTTAAGGTTGGCGCACAAACTGAGACAGAGCTTAAGGAAAAGAAACTGAGAGTTGAAGATGCACTCAATGCAACAAAGGTAATGCACTAATGTATTTTAAGTGGTTTTATCCTAGTCAAGTTATTCGTTTTTTGCAACAGAACCATATGGTACGAAGTTAGTACATTTCAATGTTTTACAGGCAGCTGTGGAGGAAGGTATTGTAGTTGGTGGTGGGTGTACCCTACTACGACTTGCATCAAAGGTGGATGCCATCAAGGACAGCCTTGATAATGACGAAGAAAAAGTAAGCACTGTATCATTCTCAAACTTCATGCATCTTCTTATTTTTGATATTTGCCAGGGTACAATCTGAATTTAAAATTTGAAGAGGCGTTCAAATAAATGAAGTGGTAGCTATTGTAAGGAACTTTAAATTGTCTAATGCTTTTTTACCTATTTGAAAGGAAGCTCAAGAGTATGTCGGTAACTTTCAGGTTGGAGCAGATATTGTTAAGAGAGCTTTGAGCTACCCTCTAAAGTTAATTGCCAAGAATGCTGGTGTTAATGGTAGCGTGGTCAGTGAAAAAGTGCTCTCCAGTGACAACCCTAAGTATGGATATAATGCTGCAACTGGGAAATATGAGGATCTGATGGCTGCTGGAATTATCGATCCAACAAAGGTTAGGAACATATCTCTGGTTGACCTGGTTATGGAAGTCTTTCTTTGCAAATGGTGCTTTACACATGCACAGCATGCACAATGTACCTTCAGTAGTACAACAATATAATACAACCTTGTTGCTACCCTTAATTTTGGGTTATCCTTGATTGGTTGAATCTCACTTGCCATGCTACTGCTGAACTCCTCTTTAGCGTACAACTGAAATAGGAAGAACTTACGAAAACTTAAATGTTATACTAACAGGTGGTCAGATGTTGCCTCGAGCATGCAGCCTCAGTAGCCAAAACTTTCTTAATGTCTGACTGCGTGGTTGTTGAAATAAAAGAGCCTGAAGCAGCAGTGCCTGCCGGCAATCCCATGGATAATTCAGGTTTGTAATTGTTGTTGTAATCAATACAAATGCTGTCTTACCTTTTTATGAACACATTCTGAATATGTTATGTTATATCAGGATATGGATACTAAAAATAGTGGGGAGCAAAATGGAGAAGGGAGCAAGGTCCATCCTCCACGTTAGCAACAATTGCGTAGTTGGATAAAGGCTAATAGTAAATttgattatcattattggtAGGACTTATAAATTCTGGTGAGCGCAGCTTGCCGGATATTTACGGCATGTAATGCATTTGGTTCGAGGTTGCAAAATGTTCTTGGACTTGCTGTTTTTTTGAGTGAGAGATTTAGTTCTTTTCTCATCCATATGTTTCATACTTTCATCTGCTTACCCTTTTCTAATAGCTTCTCTGTTGTAGGGGAACCTGTAGGTAATTAGAAGTAACCTCCCAGAGAATGGTTCGGTTGTCATTTACGGATTGGTTAGCTTGATTTTTGCTTTAGCCTTTTAGCTGAAGCCAGTAAACTACGAGCTCTGAGACTAACCATGATTAGCTATGACTTGATGGGGGCCCTAGGAATTGATATTTCCACTATATTTGTTGGTCGTTGCATGAGCTTGACATGATTTGTAGACCTCTGTAATATCCTTCGCCATTATTAGAATTCATATGCAGTGAGCCATATGCATTAGGGGGGCTATAAGATGCTGGAAAATTGAATGAAGAAATCGATTCAAGCCATAACATCAGTGTATGTATAAGTTTTTAAAGGCAGGCAAGCCTTCTAAGTTATGGCAAAAAGAGCATGATTGTATTAATACAAAAAGTACGttgaaattagaaaaataaatcatgATGAGAGTTAAGAAAAGGTAATTAATTTCCGTTACAACAGTTGATAAATGATCCGGACAACCCGCGCCGTTCCAACAGTTTCATGCCTCCTGCTCTTCAAATATGAGTTTATTCTACTTTGATTTGGGCACTCccaccttcttttctttttctttttttaattttttatatttacgtAAACCTCATTCACACACACATAACAATTTTCTCATATGAACCAACTATGCGAACTTGTTTTTCATCAATAAATGCGATAGGTTCCACAATAAAATGTGTGGCCTCtacttttgttgtgtttttagATTTCAAGTACGCATAGTTGGGTCATATGTGCACCAACTATGATCTAAAATTGATGTGCTTTattgattatattatatatatatatataatttgtcttatttatcttccatttaatttttattaattatggtTTTCATGTCTAGCATAGCATGGGATCGGCCTACACATGAGCACCTATCTGTTACTAATTCATTACTCCTTAATTGTATTTATTCATATAATAAGTGGGTCTAATATGCcaaagaattcattaacatttATAGAGAAAATTTAATGCTCCCATGTTTAAGTTACCTttcaaactttaaaaaaaaaaaaaaaggttctcaaatcataaaaataaattcCACTTTTTCCACTTTCTCTGGAAAAAAATAGAATCCAAATATAGgatttctttgttttcaacATTATCTCATATGGTGGTCtactaatttttgtttttatgccatttttaTCTATGCTAATGTTTATTTTTTACTCACTTTTCCATATATTTTTAAGCATATTGTTTTTTGGGTCTCAAATTTGTGGCCAAATGAGCTAAAAATTGAGGAAAATACGTgtgattattttaattatttatctaTTTTAAAGAGGATTGGCAAGAGCAAAAAAGTGAGTGGAGAGTAGTGTGAATGCCAGATCATATAATATAAgtataaaataatacaaacaTTATTATTATAAGCAATTGAAAAGGGCGATGGTCCAAAACCAATAACGTACCAAAAAAGCAAAAAGACTGAAGAGAGGGGTAGACTGAGAAAGAGTGATGGACTGACTATATGGTATAAGAGAAAGTCCATTGATTCATGCATGGATTTGTAGTAATTgggaaatatatttttgatcagtctaaggtttttttttttttctttcttttggtgtATAGAGAAgtatatttgtgtgtgttgtgttgttgtttgtttggtgCTCTCTCCCTTTGTTTCGTGCTTTGAAaacctctccttctccttcacgCCGCCTCTCTCCCTGACCTCACCAACAACAGAACCACTCTCACACACTCTCTTTGAATTCCttcttttaatttgatttagaagaaacccaggaaaaaaaaaagctacctCCTTTATTGGTTTCTAATTGATGTACTACTGAATCGTTTAAGTCCAAGTCCATGGCTTCTCTGTGACTCTCTGATGACAGTGATGGTACGTTTTGTGTTTGTTATCACTCTTATGGgtctttctttcttctgcaTTGTTCTTTATTCATCTTTAACTGAATTGGGTTTTTCCCTTTTTGGTCATTTTATTGTCATTTGGTGCTAAGATTGATCTTTTTTCTGTTATTTTGGGTTTTGATAGTTGATGATCAGGATTTTCTGGGTTTTGGCTCCCTCGGTGAACTGATTGTAATTGGGTTCTGTTTTTATTGAGAACTGTTGACGGGGTCagatttgtttgtttgtctggTTTCCAGTTATGGTCGTAAACATCGAGGAAATTTGTCTGATCATTCACTTCAATGATGGGGGTATTGTTTCTGAAGTccttttttgttctgttttcgaAGTGGGTTGTTGACATTGACTTTTTTATTCTAATAGAGAATCAGGTTGTGTTGGCTGATACCTGGATGATGCTTTCTGTGGTACACACTGCTCCTGTCTTTCTctgaaaagaaaattagaaagaaaactCATTAAGGTTTGAAATTACAGCGACATTGTTCTTACTTTCAGTTTTATACTTTCCTTTTGGTCCATAAAATTTGGATTTTATGATTTCGTTGGAATGTTTGATAGAAATTCATTGGATGTTTAACCATTCTATTTTTGTCTGGATTCTCTATGTTTACTGGTTGCATTACATGGGTAGTGATCAGAATTGAGATTACAAGATCATTGTTGGAAATGAAACAAATGATGTTTGCTGATTTTTTGGTTGATGATGTTTGGctgttctttttattattttctgtaTTATTCTGATTTTGTATGATGCTGAATGGTTTAGAACTTCTATGCTTTTGAAGGCTCTTACATTGATCTTCATTGCCTCGTAGATTTTGGGTTGTTTGGCACAGAAGACATCTTGAACATATTCTGATTAGAAGATGGAAGGTAGGAGAACTGAACTAGAGTTCGACGACATTGAGAAGCTTCTTTGTGAGATACCAAATGCTACTTCTGGGAATTCACATTCTGAGGTGTCAGGAGTTAAAAGGGTGTCTTTAAATGGCAGCTTGGCCTCCATCTGTAAAAATTCATGTGAAGGCTCTTTTACTGAGGAACAACAAAACAATGAGAGGTTGGACGAGGGAAAGTTACTAGTGAGGATGACTCGGCAGCCACCCAGCAAGAGGGTTCAACCAGAAGAAACAAATCTTCCTGATGACCAATCCTTGACATCAGCATTTACAGACTTGGCCTTGAGTGAAAGGGAAACAATCACAAGCGTGAGTCCTCATCTGTCAAATTGTAAATCCTCTGCAAATAACGCCACTTTTCTGGACTGCCATTTACCGAACAGCTTAGAGAATTCAATTTGTAATATGAATTCACTTGTAATGACTGCTCCGTCTTTCCAATCACCAAATACTGTACACCCTGTACTTGAGGAGTTGAATATGACAAAGACGGGACaacagagttcaaatttgtatAATATTGAAGCCCAAGAATTCAAGAAGGTGCCCACCAGTTATTATCAGCCAGTTGACAATCTATCGGCTGTATTTCAACCAGCTCATGAGGTGAAAGGTCTTCACCTCTTTCCTAACATGCCTGTCCCTCAGGTGGAGCCTGCCATGTTGTCTGATCAGCATCAATATTTTCCAGACAGGCAATCTCTGCTTCCTTACTTGCATTCACAACAGGTAAGCCGGCCACGCTTTAGCTGGAGTAATGTTGAAGAGGAACCATATTATAAGATGCATCAACAATTCTTGTATCTTCAGCAGCTTCACAATCAGCAATTTGAAGCTCATCCTGTTCCAGCAAATCGGAGTGTCCCAAATAGGCTATCAAATAGGAACTTGAGGCAACAACATTTTGAGGTGCCAATGACTCACCAATTCGAACAATCTCATCTAGAATCATTTTTGAACAATTACGGAGTTCAAAGGGGTTTAAGCCAATCTACTCCTCCGGTTTCCTCATCAGATTACAATGCTATACGTGTTTTTGACAAAGTTGGGAAGCCAAATTATCCTGAGAAGATTCTAACAAGATCACATGGATTGAACACACTTAAAGCTGTAAATTTTGGATCATTTGGAGGACATGAATCTCTTAATCGTGGCCAGCAGAATGGAACAGTTTTATCAAACAGTCATTTTCGCCATAGTCCATCCGCTCCAAATGCTGGAATGTTTCATTTAGATAGTTTGGACTCATTGAATTGGTCCCCTGACACTATAGACCTTAGAAGTACTGATATGAAGCCCCATATACAGAAATATAACTCCGTGGAGGAAATGTCTTGTAGAATATACCATAtggcaaaggatcaaagtggttGCCGCTTTTTACAGAAAAAGTTTTCAGAGGGCACCCCAGAAGATGTTGGAAAGATATTTCTAGAGATTGTGGAACACATTGTTGAGCTCATGACAGACCCTTTTGGGAATTACCTAGTCCAGAAACTGCTTGAAGTGTGCGGTGAGGATCAGCATATGAAAATACTTCAAGCAATCACTAGAAAAGCTGGTGATCTGATCAGGATTTCTTGTGACATGCATGGGTTTGTACCTCTCTCTGTCTATGTGTGTTTTTTGTCTGCGTTTTTTTTCATACAACTGATATTGATTGCCTCTTCAGTCAATGTGTTGAAATGTCATGATGAGTTGCTCTCTAAAACACAGGACACGGGCTGTTCAGAAGGTGATTGAGACCCTTACGACTCCAGAGCAATTCTCTATGATAGTTTCCTCGCTGAAGCCTGGTATAGTGACTTTGATGAAAAATATGAATGGTAACCATGTTGCACATCGCTGCTTGCAGTATTTGATGCCCAAGTATAGTGAGGTAAGGATTATCTTGTTACATGATGCATCTAATTCTTTTGAAATTTGAGCACGCTGTAACCATCGCCTTCAAGTGAGCTAAAGTAGGCTGATCGACTGCTTTAAACCAAAATGCTATTACCTACTTGTAACAAATgagtttcatatttttatccaAACACAACTTGACTAGTTATTTGCCATCATTCACACAAACACAGAGAGCTATATTTTAATGAATCTCTTGTTATATAGAGAAATAAAACAAGGTTTTCTGCAGTTCCTTTTTGAAGCTGCAACCACTAATTGTGTGGAGCTTGCAACTGATCGCCATGGCTGTTGTGTTCTCCAAAAATGCCTAACCTATTCTGATGGTGAGCAAAGGCGCCAATTGGTCTCTGAGATCGCTTCAAATGCTCTAATCCTGTGTCAAGATCCATTTGGGTATCTTACTCTTTCTCCTTACAAAATTCTCTATTAGATTTGAGAAGAAGATTTTCGAACGTACTGGTTATAACCCATTTTTACAGAGAATAGTCTTTATGTAGTGACCCATCTTTAAAGGTTTGGAGGTGGTCTTGTAAATTACAGAAATTATTAACTCCGAAAAATGCTTCAAGATATCTGCTTATTTTCTTCCAGCTTGAACTGTAATGTGGAGATGTATTTTTCTCATGTCCCAAGGCTCTTTctatttcttcttcactttccttcatcatcattttctctttttcttccttattGTGGGTGAGGCAAGAAATGGGGTAGCAGGAAAAGACTGTTGAGTCTCACCCTATCTAAGGCTTCCTTGATAAGGGATCTCATCAATTTCATAACTTTTAATAGTGAATATCACTTTTGTGGTTTTAAATCTGTTATATAGTGGAAATTGACTGTATTGGTGTGCTCTCTTTTATCAAACTTCATTTCATTGAACATTTTTTGTTGGGGGTTTATTTGTATACCTTTAACTTTTACaaccaaaaacaaatatatatatctctattATCAAGCAGTTTTACAATACAATAATTTTCCTGGCAATGATAATTCAAAGTGGCTAGTTGcctaaataaaaaaactatgcCATAAGTCCTGTTGCCAATGATGACCAGGACCTGCTAAAAAGGCATGAAtctgtttgttattttttgagaaCGAAAAAagcattttattctttttacaCAGGAATGTGTTTATCTGCCTTGCTTGAGAACTGTTTCTTTGAATCTGATGATTAATTGCAAAGCAGCCTCACGAGCTCCATGTTTGTAAATGAGATTGACAACAGTGTattataatgtaattaaaaggCCATCAAGCATTTGTTACTGTATGTCTGAAATATGATCTAATACATGCTCTAATAACGTAACCAAATACTGTCTTTCACAGGCATTTATCAACTTCATGATTCAGCTTgacatctttcttctttttcaaattgTTAGGAACTATGTCGTGCAGTTCGTTTTTGAGCTTCGATTTCCATGGGCGACTGAGGATATTCTTAATCAGTTGGATGGAAACTATGGAGACTTGTCCATGCAGAAATATAGCAGTAATGTGGTTGAGAAATGCCTGAAATATGCAAGCGAGGAACACCGTGATCGTATTATCCGGGAGCTGATAAATACTGCTCACTTGGATCAAGTCATGCAGGATGCTTATGGAAATTATGTTATTCAAGCAGCACTGCGTCTGTCGAAGGTTAGTAAACTCGTTATCTTCACCTCCCATTCTTGTTCTTAGCAAGTCGTGTGGTCAAGAATATTTTTGTGTTGCAACTATTCTATAAATCTTATTTTAAAGAAGTATTGGGAACTTTTAATATGAATCTTAATCATACAGTTTTCTTGTGTTTCCATAGGGAACATTTTTGTGTGcagtttattattattttttgtttctcaacAAGTAACTTTCTGCTTCATGGAAACCATTAAGACATAGACTCCAATCTGGTAGCCATTGTAGAGTGCAAAACAGTCATCCATACAGATTTATCGACAGTATGCACTAGAATTGGAAACGATGATCATTGGCTATATAATGATTGAGCAGCATGATACAGACTGTGAGCCCGTTCTTGGAGACATTGATGTTTCTACAACAGAATGTTTTGAAGACATTGGTTTAAAGCAatataaaacattaaaaaaaatccaagatgAACCAAAGGAAATTGGGTCATTTCTTGCTTGTATTGATTGAATGGTGTGTTCAACTGTCGAGCAGGGAGCCCTTCATTCTGCTTTGGTGGACACCATTCGACCGCATGTTCCTGTGCTCAGAACAAGTCCATATGGGAAGAAAGTGCTTTCAAGTAACGGTTTGAAGAAATAATATGTAAGTATTGTCATTTAAATCTCCAATCTCGTTTtactttctgttttttttttaacttctttacTCGTTTTTTCTCTTGATGCAGTCTGCATGGACTTTTTGGTTTAAATGTTCGACAGTTGCTGTAAATTTTACCTCCAATAAGTTGTAAAGGAAACCTCTATGGCGTGGCTGTTCAAGATTTTGAGGCATAGACCTGAAAAAGATAGTGAGAGATGGCTTTGACAGCCCTACTGGACCAACGAAGGGcgaatttttttgttgtttttccttAGGGTTATCCTTGTAGGCATTTAAGAGCTTATTTGGTAATATGGTTCAAGATGCATGTACATTggccatctttcttttttttttaatcttcttttGCATACAAGTAAAATAAATGTGAAGGTATAGAGATCCATGAGTTTATGGTGAATTGTAATGTCCTGTGACCAAAATCTCAAAGGTTGGGTGGGTTGCTGCAGAATGGAGAGGCCTTTAGGCTAATCTGGTTTTCATCCCAGACATTGTTGTgtacatttttttgtttatagatTGCAGCTCTGCCTATCTTATATATAGTAACTCTTTCATAGCCTTTGTTTCTTGGCTTTTGGATTTGCTTTTGAGCATAAATCAATTGAGGGtatatattgaaaaaatttacctttatattatatttgtaaGTTGTGGACTCCCAAACATCGTGTATAAATAATCAACTTGACGATAGCCTAGTCGTGATCTCTTTGGATTTAAGACGTAAAGAATCTTATTCGAGATTGAGAGTATGATTCTAAACTAACGCAATTATTTTCAAATGGTTTGCGTTGTGTTTCAAGCTAACTAACCTGTCGGGCAAATTTGCACATTGCCTAACCTAGACCAAGTTTGAGATTAATCGATTGTCTAAAGGGCATGCTTGCTTAGTTGAGTTGTTCTCGatattcaaacttcaaagacTAAACTCCACTAAATTATTCCACCCACTTAGCTTCCTTAAGATCACAAAAAGAATCCACATGCATCTTTTTCTGACTTTGCATGATTGTCTTTTGTGACAAACACCAGTAGATTTTTGGAAAAACTTTAAATTTTTGGTAGAGTTGACTTCTCAGTGGCAGTGGACTAGAAACCGTAAATTGAGCGAGGAAAATATAGCACATGATTGAGAAAAGAACAAATCTTTATATAATTATTTGTGTAAGCTTACCATCATCAGTCTGATGCGATCCAGTCAAAGAATCACCAACTCTGGAATGCAATCCACCTTCCCATCTCTTTCCCACCAgttgatttcaaaattttccactACAGGCCATTGACTTGGGAAGTAAACTCCCCCATTTCAATGTGCATGTGAAACTCTTTTTAGCACACTTGCTCACACCCACAATTGAGCAAAGAAATCCAACAATGGCCAAACTATGCCCACTTCTtctactcttcttcttcttcttcttctctacttCTCTGAGCTGTCCTGAATATcaaagaaaagctcttctgcaATTCAAATCCGGACTCATCAAGAATGCCAACTCTTCTTCAGATTATTCTTTGCTTGGCTTGGAATCTTGGAATTCAAGCTCAGATTGTTGTGGGTGGGATAGAGTTGTTTGTAGTTCTCCATCAAAGTCACCATCTGTGAAGGTGATTGGCCTCCAGCTTGACTCCCTTGTCGCGTCTTTGGGGATGGAGTCTCAGACAGTGACTTCTTCAATGGTCTTAAAATCACTGTCTCAAATTAAGAGTTTGATGTTCCTTGACATATCTTCAAATAACATACAAGGTGAAATTTCAGCTACAGGGCTTGCCAATTTAAGCAGGTTGGCTCATCTTGACATGATGCATAATAACTTCAGTGGCTCCATTCCTTCTGAGATTTTTCATTTGAGGTATCTTCAATTTCTAGATATGAGTAGCAACTTCTTGACTGGTAGTCTAAGCAAGGAAGTGGGTTCTCTTCAAAACTTGAAGGTATTGAGGTTGGAAGACAATTCACTTGGCGGAAACATTCCTAAGGAGATTGGGAACCTCGGAAAGTTGAAGGAGTTGTCTCTTCGAGGCAACAATTTCTTTGGCTTCATTCCATCTTCTGTATTGAATTTGAAGGAGTTAGAAGTGTTGGACTTGAGGGAAAATCTTTTACGTGGGGAGATTTTTTCTGAGATTGGAAAATTTTCCAACATGACCACGTTGGCCTTGAGCAACAACCGGCTGACTGGTCGGATTCCGTCGTCAATGCAAGAACTAAGCAGGTTGGAAACACTTAGACTGGAAAACAATATGCTCATAGGAGAAATCCCAACTTGGTTGTTTGATATCAAGAACCTGaccaatttgtttcttggaagCAATAATCTGACTTGGGACAACAATGCAAAGCTGGTACCAAAGTGCATGCTATCTCAGTTATCCCTGAAATCATGCGGTGTTAAAGGGAAAATCCCGGACTGGATTGCTATGCAGAAGACTCTTGATTGGCTGGATTTGAGTAAGAACATGCTTGAAGGACCGTTCCCGGAATGGCTTGCTGAAATGGACATTGGCAGTATTATTCTCTCAGATAACAAACTCTCTGGTTCAATCCCACCTCGGCTTTTTCAGTCTTTAAGTTTATCTGTCCTTGCCTTATCGCGGAACAATTTCTCTGGAGAGTTGCCAGCAACTATTGGAGATGCTAATGAGATAATGGTTCTTATGCTGGCTGAAAACAATTTTTCCGGGCAGATTCCAGAATCCCTCTCCAAAATTTATCGGCTTCTCCTGTTGGATCTGTCGAGGAACAGATTTTCTGGAAGCACTTTTCCAGTTTTTGATCCTGATGCATTCCTTGCTTATGTTGATTTATCAGATAATGAGTTATCAGGTGAGATTCCGATGACCTTTTCTCGAGAAACTAGAATTCTGGCATTGGGTAGTAATCAGTTTTTTGGGAGCTTGCCGAAGAACCTGACCAACTTGAGCATGCTTGAACACCTTGATCTCCGTGACAATGAATTGACAGGAGACTTTCCAGCATTTCTTTCTTGTATAGCTACTCTGCAAGTCTTGAATTTACAGAACAACTCCCTCCATGGTTCAATCCCTGAAACCATTGTTAACCTCACCAACCTTCGAATTCTCGATATCTCAAGCAACAAGCTTGTTGGTGAAATCCCTGCAGATTTTGGAAATCTGGTCGGAATGATTGAAACGCCTGATACTTTCTCGTCAATCTCAGATGTCCTCACAATTCCGATAGAGTTTGGTGACTTGATAGTGAATTGGAAGAAGTCGAGACAAGGTCTCTCAAGCCATAGCCTTGGTATCTACTCTTTGCTAGACTTGTCGAAGAACCAGCTTTCCGGGGAAATTCCTGCTTTGTTAGGTGATCTGAAAGGCCTAAAGTTACTGAATTTTTCATTTAACAATTTCTCGGGTGGAATACCGCCAAGTTTTGGTAATCTAGAGAGTCTAGAGAGCTTGGACTTATCGCACAATTCATTATCCGGTTCCATACCAGAAACATTCCCAAAGCTGCAAGAACTTACCATTTTGGATGTGAGTAACAACAAGCTTGTTGGTAAGATTCCGGAGGGTGGCCAGATGGACACAATGAATGATCCAAACTATTATGCCAACAACAGTGGGTTGTGCGGTATGCAGATTCGAATGCCATGTCCAGAAGAGCCATCGCAAGCTGTGCCCGAAGAGGATGAGAGTGATCCATGGGTAGCATGGGAAGGAGCAGGGATCGGTTACTTGGTTGGCCTTCTTACAGCAATAGCAGGTCTATATTTCACTGGACATTTTGTTGCAGGGACACCTCAAAAATTCTCCTTCAGAAGAACAAAGGATCATCCAAACTCTGCCATCAATGTTGAAAGTGCAAGACGTAGGATTAGAGCAGTCCTCTCTGAATAAGAAAATAATGTCAGTAAGTAACTCTGATAATAACATATGATCTTTCTCACCTCAAGAACCATTAGACTAAAAAATGAGAAGGAAATTAGAATAGT
Protein-coding regions in this window:
- the LOC120016384 gene encoding receptor-like protein 46; translated protein: MAKLCPLLLLFFFFFFSTSLSCPEYQRKALLQFKSGLIKNANSSSDYSLLGLESWNSSSDCCGWDRVVCSSPSKSPSVKVIGLQLDSLVASLGMESQTVTSSMVLKSLSQIKSLMFLDISSNNIQGEISATGLANLSRLAHLDMMHNNFSGSIPSEIFHLRYLQFLDMSSNFLTGSLSKEVGSLQNLKVLRLEDNSLGGNIPKEIGNLGKLKELSLRGNNFFGFIPSSVLNLKELEVLDLRENLLRGEIFSEIGKFSNMTTLALSNNRLTGRIPSSMQELSRLETLRLENNMLIGEIPTWLFDIKNLTNLFLGSNNLTWDNNAKLVPKCMLSQLSLKSCGVKGKIPDWIAMQKTLDWLDLSKNMLEGPFPEWLAEMDIGSIILSDNKLSGSIPPRLFQSLSLSVLALSRNNFSGELPATIGDANEIMVLMLAENNFSGQIPESLSKIYRLLLLDLSRNRFSGSTFPVFDPDAFLAYVDLSDNELSGEIPMTFSRETRILALGSNQFFGSLPKNLTNLSMLEHLDLRDNELTGDFPAFLSCIATLQVLNLQNNSLHGSIPETIVNLTNLRILDISSNKLVGEIPADFGNLVGMIETPDTFSSISDVLTIPIEFGDLIVNWKKSRQGLSSHSLGIYSLLDLSKNQLSGEIPALLGDLKGLKLLNFSFNNFSGGIPPSFGNLESLESLDLSHNSLSGSIPETFPKLQELTILDVSNNKLVGKIPEGGQMDTMNDPNYYANNSGLCGMQIRMPCPEEPSQAVPEEDESDPWVAWEGAGIGYLVGLLTAIAGLYFTGHFVAGTPQKFSFRRTKDHPNSAINVESARRRIRAVLSE
- the LOC120016331 gene encoding pumilio homolog 12-like isoform X1; protein product: MEGRRTELEFDDIEKLLCEIPNATSGNSHSEVSGVKRVSLNGSLASICKNSCEGSFTEEQQNNERLDEGKLLVRMTRQPPSKRVQPEETNLPDDQSLTSAFTDLALSERETITSVSPHLSNCKSSANNATFLDCHLPNSLENSICNMNSLVMTAPSFQSPNTVHPVLEELNMTKTGQQSSNLYNIEAQEFKKVPTSYYQPVDNLSAVFQPAHEVKGLHLFPNMPVPQVEPAMLSDQHQYFPDRQSLLPYLHSQQVSRPRFSWSNVEEEPYYKMHQQFLYLQQLHNQQFEAHPVPANRSVPNRLSNRNLRQQHFEVPMTHQFEQSHLESFLNNYGVQRGLSQSTPPVSSSDYNAIRVFDKVGKPNYPEKILTRSHGLNTLKAVNFGSFGGHESLNRGQQNGTVLSNSHFRHSPSAPNAGMFHLDSLDSLNWSPDTIDLRSTDMKPHIQKYNSVEEMSCRIYHMAKDQSGCRFLQKKFSEGTPEDVGKIFLEIVEHIVELMTDPFGNYLVQKLLEVCGEDQHMKILQAITRKAGDLIRISCDMHGTRAVQKVIETLTTPEQFSMIVSSLKPGIVTLMKNMNGNHVAHRCLQYLMPKYSEFLFEAATTNCVELATDRHGCCVLQKCLTYSDGEQRRQLVSEIASNALILCQDPFGNYVVQFVFELRFPWATEDILNQLDGNYGDLSMQKYSSNVVEKCLKYASEEHRDRIIRELINTAHLDQVMQDAYGNYVIQAALRLSKGALHSALVDTIRPHVPVLRTSPYGKKVLSSNGLKK
- the LOC120016331 gene encoding pumilio homolog 12-like isoform X2 gives rise to the protein MEGRRTELEFDDIEKLLCEIPNATSGNSHSEVSGVKRVSLNGSLASICKNSCEGSFTEEQQNNERLDEGKLLVRMTRQPPSKRVQPEETNLPDDQSLTSAFTDLALSERETITSVSPHLSNCKSSANNATFLDCHLPNSLENSICNMNSLVMTAPSFQSPNTVHPVLEELNMTKTGQQSSNLYNIEAQEFKKVPTSYYQPVDNLSAVFQPAHEVKGLHLFPNMPVPQVEPAMLSDQHQYFPDRQSLLPYLHSQQLHNQQFEAHPVPANRSVPNRLSNRNLRQQHFEVPMTHQFEQSHLESFLNNYGVQRGLSQSTPPVSSSDYNAIRVFDKVGKPNYPEKILTRSHGLNTLKAVNFGSFGGHESLNRGQQNGTVLSNSHFRHSPSAPNAGMFHLDSLDSLNWSPDTIDLRSTDMKPHIQKYNSVEEMSCRIYHMAKDQSGCRFLQKKFSEGTPEDVGKIFLEIVEHIVELMTDPFGNYLVQKLLEVCGEDQHMKILQAITRKAGDLIRISCDMHGTRAVQKVIETLTTPEQFSMIVSSLKPGIVTLMKNMNGNHVAHRCLQYLMPKYSEFLFEAATTNCVELATDRHGCCVLQKCLTYSDGEQRRQLVSEIASNALILCQDPFGNYVVQFVFELRFPWATEDILNQLDGNYGDLSMQKYSSNVVEKCLKYASEEHRDRIIRELINTAHLDQVMQDAYGNYVIQAALRLSKGALHSALVDTIRPHVPVLRTSPYGKKVLSSNGLKK